A region of Sulfurimonas sp. DNA encodes the following proteins:
- the infB gene encoding translation initiation factor IF-2 codes for MIEKVKVHEIAKELGIASKDVLKKATDMGLEVKSAQSTVTMEQAEGLANFIMNGEVPFEPTKPAANVKSDTPKIEEPRQEQEEVKVDEKPVKEITSEEKVVEVEKISQESGKKEVVDEKHVEEKETKTEETKTDKKEVPQKKSPIKIVSPLAGKIKRSGLKIVKKRKPKVEENYNLPQKEATVSSYGKMSEEVLKELAQKKKTRQNSSASAKKQEQGRRMDIFGGSMSDVSMDMDGQVTLLDLNSTERAPLPVEEPRRPRTPKPAGRNANKKQAPRGRKVRKDKRKKYAKTTHEEEIVTHVEIPEDIRVYEFAEALNRPISDIIKVLFDLGMMMTKNDFLGNDEIEILSEEFEVEVTIIDPKDEFTQDIEDIEADPDATERAPVITIMGHVDHGKTSLLDAIREAKVTDSEAGGITQHIGAYTIEQAGKAITFIDTPGHAAFSHMRQKGTDITDIIVIVVAADDGVKPQTLEVIKMAQESGAPIIVALNKMDKETAQPDMVKGQMAEHGINPVDWGGDVEFVPVSAKSGLGIDDLLENILTMADILELKANKNTLAKAAVIESSLEKGRGPVATVIVQNGTLKVGDYVVCGAAYGRVKAMMDEQNKQIKILLPSHTAVVAGLNEVPASGEVMTVMSSDKEAKEYALKRHEYDRHKELSISTKSSLEDMTAMIAEGKLKSLKVVLKTDVHGTLEAIKSSITALRNDEVKVNIISCGVGGITESDVELVNNSENCVLLGFNVRPTGSVKASAKQKGVEIKTYSIIYQLIDDITGMLTGMMAPKYTEENTGQAEVREVFKIPKGIVAGSVVVDGRLIRGGMVRVIREGVVHYEGELTSLKRFKDDVEEIGNGYECGVVISGYDDVIPGDILETFKKVEQIVSL; via the coding sequence ATGATAGAAAAAGTTAAAGTACACGAAATTGCAAAAGAGCTAGGTATAGCTTCTAAAGATGTTCTAAAAAAAGCCACTGATATGGGTCTTGAAGTGAAATCTGCACAAAGTACAGTTACTATGGAACAAGCTGAAGGATTGGCGAACTTTATTATGAATGGTGAAGTGCCTTTCGAGCCTACAAAACCTGCTGCAAATGTTAAAAGTGATACTCCTAAAATAGAAGAACCTAGGCAAGAACAAGAAGAAGTTAAGGTTGATGAAAAACCTGTTAAAGAAATAACTTCTGAAGAAAAAGTTGTTGAGGTAGAAAAAATTTCTCAAGAATCTGGAAAAAAAGAAGTAGTAGACGAAAAACATGTTGAAGAAAAAGAAACTAAAACAGAAGAAACTAAAACAGATAAAAAAGAAGTTCCTCAGAAGAAAAGCCCTATCAAAATAGTTTCTCCACTCGCTGGAAAGATTAAGAGATCAGGACTAAAAATAGTAAAGAAAAGAAAACCTAAAGTAGAAGAAAACTATAACTTACCACAAAAAGAAGCAACAGTTTCATCTTATGGAAAAATGAGTGAAGAAGTTTTAAAAGAGTTAGCTCAAAAGAAGAAAACAAGACAAAATTCAAGTGCAAGTGCTAAAAAGCAAGAGCAAGGCAGAAGAATGGATATCTTTGGCGGTTCTATGAGTGATGTATCTATGGATATGGATGGTCAAGTCACTCTTCTTGACCTTAACTCAACTGAGCGTGCGCCATTGCCTGTTGAAGAGCCCAGAAGACCAAGAACTCCTAAACCAGCTGGTAGAAATGCAAATAAAAAACAAGCTCCGCGTGGTAGAAAAGTTCGTAAAGATAAGCGTAAAAAGTATGCAAAAACTACTCACGAAGAAGAGATTGTTACTCATGTAGAAATTCCTGAAGATATTCGTGTTTATGAATTTGCAGAAGCTTTGAATCGTCCAATATCAGATATTATTAAAGTTCTTTTTGATCTTGGAATGATGATGACTAAGAATGATTTTCTTGGAAATGATGAGATTGAGATTCTTTCTGAAGAGTTTGAAGTTGAAGTAACTATTATCGACCCTAAAGATGAATTTACTCAAGACATTGAAGATATAGAAGCAGATCCAGATGCAACTGAGCGTGCTCCGGTTATTACAATTATGGGACATGTTGACCACGGTAAAACATCACTACTTGATGCAATTCGTGAAGCAAAAGTAACTGATAGCGAAGCTGGTGGAATTACGCAGCATATCGGTGCATATACGATTGAGCAAGCTGGAAAAGCGATTACTTTTATAGATACTCCAGGTCATGCTGCCTTTAGCCATATGCGTCAAAAAGGTACAGATATAACAGATATTATTGTTATTGTTGTTGCTGCTGATGATGGTGTTAAGCCGCAAACTCTTGAGGTTATTAAAATGGCTCAAGAATCAGGTGCTCCAATAATTGTTGCACTTAATAAAATGGATAAAGAGACAGCACAGCCAGATATGGTTAAAGGTCAGATGGCTGAACATGGTATTAATCCTGTTGATTGGGGTGGAGATGTTGAGTTTGTTCCAGTTTCTGCAAAATCAGGTCTTGGAATTGATGACTTACTTGAAAATATTCTTACTATGGCTGATATATTAGAGCTAAAAGCAAATAAAAATACGCTTGCAAAAGCTGCTGTAATTGAGTCTTCTTTAGAAAAAGGTCGTGGTCCAGTTGCTACTGTAATAGTTCAAAACGGTACTCTTAAAGTTGGAGATTATGTTGTTTGTGGGGCTGCTTATGGTCGTGTTAAAGCAATGATGGATGAGCAAAATAAGCAAATTAAAATTCTTTTACCATCTCATACTGCAGTAGTAGCTGGTCTTAATGAAGTTCCAGCTTCTGGTGAAGTTATGACAGTTATGAGTAGTGATAAAGAAGCAAAAGAGTATGCGCTTAAACGCCATGAGTATGACAGACATAAAGAACTTTCAATCAGTACTAAGTCTTCACTAGAAGATATGACAGCAATGATTGCAGAAGGCAAACTTAAATCTCTCAAAGTTGTTCTTAAAACAGATGTTCATGGTACTCTTGAAGCTATTAAATCATCAATTACTGCACTTAGAAACGATGAAGTTAAAGTTAATATTATCTCTTGCGGTGTTGGTGGAATTACAGAAAGTGATGTTGAACTTGTTAATAACTCTGAGAATTGTGTACTTCTTGGTTTTAATGTGCGTCCTACTGGTTCAGTAAAAGCATCTGCTAAGCAAAAAGGTGTTGAAATTAAGACATACTCGATAATTTATCAACTAATAGATGATATTACTGGTATGTTAACTGGTATGATGGCACCAAAATATACTGAAGAAAATACAGGTCAAGCTGAAGTTAGAGAAGTGTTTAAAATACCTAAAGGTATAGTTGCAGGATCTGTTGTAGTTGATGGAAGACTTATCCGTGGTGGTATGGTTCGTGTTATTCGTGAGGGTGTGGTTCATTATGAAGGTGAGCTTACTTCTCTTAAACGCTTTAAAGATGATGTTGAAGAAATCGGTAATGGATATGAGTGTGGTGTTGTTATAAGTGGATATGATGATGTTATTCCTGGTGATATCCTTGAAACATTCAAGAAAGTTGAACAAATAGTGTCGTTATAA
- the rbfA gene encoding 30S ribosome-binding factor RbfA, with translation MNNEAEIKVKRTQSILLELIPEALAQLNDNRLHDLDIVEVKCSRGRSDAKVYINPVSFSESDKNTYLRQLRKASPIVENFCLKDQGWFRCPKLTFEFDKQFAKSQNIEELFKKIAKDT, from the coding sequence TTGAATAACGAAGCTGAAATAAAAGTAAAAAGAACCCAATCAATTCTATTGGAATTGATTCCAGAAGCATTAGCTCAACTAAATGATAATAGACTTCATGATTTAGATATAGTAGAAGTGAAATGTTCGCGTGGTAGAAGTGATGCTAAAGTTTATATAAATCCAGTATCATTTAGTGAATCAGATAAAAACACTTACCTTAGACAACTTAGAAAAGCTTCTCCAATAGTTGAGAATTTTTGTCTTAAAGATCAAGGTTGGTTTAGATGTCCGAAACTAACATTTGAGTTTGATAAACAGTTCGCTAAATCACAAAATATAGAAGAATTATTTAAAAAAATTGCAAAGGATACATAA
- a CDS encoding ribosome maturation factor, whose protein sequence is MSLTSDINSLVVSVDLELYDTVIVSENDETIYRISVISQEIEDGKRAGVSLDTCVELTHMISPLLDVTPPVSGDYRLEVGTAGIERKLSSIDNFKKSIGEKVSLLCTSKEKVRGVLTKVEGSKLFIDADSEIKTIEFNDISKAKTYFEW, encoded by the coding sequence ATGAGTTTAACGAGTGATATTAACTCATTAGTTGTTTCAGTAGATTTAGAACTATATGATACTGTAATAGTTAGTGAAAATGATGAAACTATCTATCGTATAAGTGTAATTTCTCAAGAAATTGAAGATGGAAAAAGAGCAGGAGTTAGTTTAGATACTTGTGTTGAGTTGACACATATGATATCTCCTTTACTTGATGTTACTCCACCTGTTTCAGGTGACTATAGACTTGAAGTTGGAACTGCGGGAATAGAAAGAAAGCTATCTTCAATTGATAATTTTAAAAAATCTATCGGAGAAAAAGTTTCATTACTTTGTACATCTAAAGAAAAAGTAAGAGGTGTCTTAACAAAGGTTGAAGGCTCAAAACTTTTTATAGATGCTGATAGTGAAATTAAAACAATAGAATTTAATGATATTTCTAAAGCAAAAACTTATTTTGAATGGTAG
- the ribD gene encoding bifunctional diaminohydroxyphosphoribosylaminopyrimidine deaminase/5-amino-6-(5-phosphoribosylamino)uracil reductase RibD: MVVNSKFFMSLALKEAWKYQGLTYPNPAVGCVIVGKNNELLAVNAHQKAGSPHAEVMALRDAYVKLTNDSKILSIASSNNIHTYILNNHNNCFKDISLYTTLEPCSHIGETPSCASLISDLRIKKVFVGFNDLNIEASCGNDILRKNGVEVIESLLERECEELAHPFNRWNKEKFVFFKWAQRLDGSTNDGIISSNASRNNVHAIRDVCDLLVIGGNTVRLDRPSLDARLVNGKAPDILIISREKDFDETIPLFNIDGRKVIIADNFSILNEYKNIMIEGSSKMLKLSREVVDYYLCYIAPTMKNSNGFDSIEEKFIILNIRQVERDIIMWMKREL; this comes from the coding sequence ATGGTAGTAAATTCTAAGTTTTTTATGAGCCTTGCTCTTAAAGAGGCTTGGAAATATCAAGGTCTAACTTACCCTAATCCTGCGGTAGGTTGTGTGATTGTAGGAAAGAACAACGAATTATTAGCAGTGAATGCACACCAAAAAGCAGGTTCTCCTCATGCCGAAGTCATGGCACTTAGGGATGCTTATGTCAAACTAACAAATGATAGTAAAATTTTATCTATCGCTTCATCAAATAATATTCATACTTATATTTTAAATAATCATAACAATTGCTTTAAAGATATATCATTATACACAACATTAGAACCATGCTCTCACATAGGAGAAACACCTTCTTGTGCATCTCTTATCTCTGATCTTAGAATAAAAAAAGTATTTGTAGGTTTTAATGATTTAAATATAGAAGCATCTTGCGGTAATGATATTTTAAGAAAAAATGGAGTTGAAGTTATTGAATCTTTGCTTGAACGAGAGTGTGAAGAATTAGCACATCCTTTTAACAGATGGAATAAAGAAAAATTTGTTTTTTTTAAATGGGCACAAAGACTAGATGGCTCAACAAATGATGGCATAATTAGCTCTAATGCATCTAGGAATAATGTTCATGCTATAAGAGATGTATGTGATTTACTTGTTATTGGCGGAAATACTGTTAGACTCGATAGACCAAGTTTAGATGCCAGACTTGTAAATGGAAAGGCACCAGATATTTTGATAATTTCACGAGAAAAAGATTTTGATGAAACGATACCTTTATTTAATATTGATGGTAGAAAAGTAATAATAGCCGATAATTTTTCAATATTAAATGAGTACAAAAATATTATGATTGAAGGTAGCTCTAAAATGCTGAAATTAAGTCGTGAGGTTGTTGATTATTATTTATGTTATATTGCTCCTACGATGAAAAATAGTAATGGATTTGATAGTATTGAAGAGAAATTTATAATTTTAAATATACGACAAGTTGAGAGAGATATAATAATGTGGATGAAAAGGGAACTATAA
- the ubiE gene encoding bifunctional demethylmenaquinone methyltransferase/2-methoxy-6-polyprenyl-1,4-benzoquinol methylase UbiE gives MQKEDKQKKIVSMFDDIAPTYDTANRVMSMGVDKSWRRKACDLAYEFYAKDSLDKIVDIACGTGDMMDFWRSRAEVNGIAIGEIFGVDPSIGMVDVAKEKYPKFNYHISQATQIPLEDASADILSITYGIRNVVEREEALVEFNRVLKKDGLVVILEFMKNENPSTLGKIRNFYMNKILPKVGGAISKNLEAYEYLPNSIEDFSTVKNMQNELENAGFEMLYTKSFSMDISTLLIARKK, from the coding sequence ATGCAAAAAGAAGATAAACAAAAAAAAATAGTATCAATGTTTGATGATATCGCTCCAACTTACGATACAGCAAATCGTGTAATGAGCATGGGTGTTGATAAATCTTGGAGAAGAAAAGCTTGTGATTTAGCATACGAATTTTATGCAAAAGATTCACTAGATAAAATTGTAGATATCGCTTGTGGAACAGGTGATATGATGGATTTTTGGAGAAGTAGAGCAGAGGTAAATGGCATCGCAATTGGTGAGATTTTTGGAGTCGACCCTTCTATTGGTATGGTTGATGTAGCAAAAGAAAAATATCCAAAATTTAATTATCATATATCACAAGCTACACAAATTCCACTCGAAGATGCAAGTGCAGATATTTTAAGCATTACTTATGGAATCAGAAATGTTGTTGAGAGAGAGGAAGCTTTAGTTGAATTTAATAGAGTTTTGAAAAAAGATGGACTTGTAGTTATTTTAGAATTTATGAAAAATGAAAATCCTTCAACACTTGGGAAAATACGAAATTTTTATATGAATAAAATTTTACCAAAAGTTGGGGGAGCAATAAGTAAAAATTTAGAAGCTTACGAGTATCTACCAAACTCAATAGAAGATTTTTCTACAGTGAAAAATATGCAAAATGAACTAGAAAATGCAGGTTTTGAGATGCTTTATACAAAAAGTTTTTCTATGGATATTTCAACTCTTCTTATAGCAAGAAAAAAATAG
- the xseA gene encoding exodeoxyribonuclease VII large subunit has product MYPSLSAQGTYTLSVSSLNEQIKALLESSFTRVLVEGELSRITFHSSGHIYFTVKDASSSLSGVMFRGNASKLKFNLEEGMKVILDGAITLYKPRGTYQINCFDIQPSGKGTLALAYEQLKEKLFEKGYFESSIKKQIPKFPSKIALITSASGAALQDMLKVAKGRYRALQIDIYDVLVQGDAAPQAIVKAIQIADLKTYDFMVVGRGGGSLEDLWAFNEEEVADAIFKATTPIVSAVGHEIDYLISDEVADLRAPTPSAAMQMCLPDTNELLLNLDSISSQFSQVISQKLVNSKSEILHLTELYAGHSIEKKLEHKMQEIKVLKDSFFHAIDMRVNIAQNQLKSFKSMLESNHPKLKNKKGFAQISKNSQVIDIAMLELGDNFEVQSDEIFLSAKVIKKEKI; this is encoded by the coding sequence ATGTATCCAAGTTTAAGTGCTCAGGGAACATATACTCTTAGTGTATCATCTTTAAATGAGCAAATAAAAGCACTTTTAGAGAGTAGTTTCACTCGTGTTTTAGTTGAAGGTGAACTATCTCGTATAACATTTCACAGCAGTGGACATATATATTTTACAGTAAAAGATGCTTCATCATCTTTGAGTGGAGTGATGTTTAGAGGTAATGCTTCTAAGCTAAAGTTCAACTTAGAAGAAGGCATGAAAGTAATTCTTGATGGAGCAATTACACTTTATAAACCTAGAGGAACATATCAGATAAACTGTTTTGATATACAACCTTCTGGTAAGGGTACATTAGCTTTAGCATATGAACAGTTAAAAGAAAAACTTTTTGAAAAAGGCTATTTTGAATCAAGTATAAAAAAGCAAATTCCTAAGTTTCCTTCAAAAATAGCTCTCATAACTTCAGCATCTGGAGCAGCACTTCAAGATATGCTTAAAGTAGCAAAGGGTAGATATAGAGCTTTGCAGATAGATATTTATGATGTTTTAGTTCAAGGAGATGCTGCTCCACAAGCGATAGTAAAGGCTATACAAATTGCAGATTTAAAAACTTATGATTTCATGGTTGTAGGTCGAGGTGGAGGCAGTTTAGAAGATTTATGGGCGTTTAATGAAGAAGAAGTTGCAGATGCTATTTTTAAAGCAACTACTCCTATCGTATCAGCAGTTGGTCATGAAATTGATTACCTTATAAGTGATGAAGTTGCAGATTTAAGAGCGCCAACTCCAAGTGCAGCAATGCAAATGTGTTTGCCTGACACAAATGAACTACTATTAAATTTAGACTCCATCTCATCTCAATTTTCACAAGTTATTTCTCAAAAACTAGTTAATTCTAAATCAGAAATTCTACATTTAACTGAGTTGTATGCAGGACATTCTATAGAGAAAAAACTAGAGCATAAAATGCAAGAAATAAAAGTATTAAAAGATTCTTTTTTTCATGCTATTGACATGAGAGTAAATATTGCTCAAAATCAATTAAAGAGTTTTAAAAGTATGCTAGAATCAAATCATCCAAAATTAAAAAATAAAAAAGGTTTTGCACAAATATCAAAAAATTCACAAGTAATTGACATAGCTATGCTTGAACTTGGAGATAATTTTGAAGTTCAAAGTGATGAAATATTCTTAAGTGCAAAAGTAATTAAAAAGGAAAAAATATGA
- a CDS encoding FmdE family protein, whose protein sequence is MSYPKFYDEVQTIKVKDPLSAVLGAFSGGEYEFNYIDAVKLAGHSCPTVAGAYLITAEALKALYGEETVIRGNIKVEFKENLKDGVAGVIGNVVSQITGSTDKSGFKGLAGKFARHSLMDFNSNINSSARFTRVDNGKSVDVSYDPSSVMPSPSMQPLMQKMMSGNAEPSEMKEFGELWQDRVERIFQNSNNVIKIVEL, encoded by the coding sequence ATGAGTTATCCAAAGTTTTATGATGAAGTACAAACTATAAAAGTAAAAGATCCATTATCAGCAGTCTTAGGTGCATTTTCAGGTGGAGAATATGAATTTAATTATATAGATGCTGTTAAATTAGCAGGACATAGTTGCCCAACTGTTGCAGGAGCATATCTTATTACTGCTGAAGCATTAAAAGCTCTTTATGGAGAAGAAACAGTTATCCGCGGAAATATCAAAGTAGAATTTAAAGAAAATTTAAAAGACGGTGTTGCTGGGGTTATTGGTAATGTTGTTTCTCAAATCACAGGTTCAACTGATAAAAGTGGTTTTAAAGGACTAGCAGGAAAATTTGCAAGACACTCTTTAATGGACTTCAATTCTAATATTAACTCTAGTGCTAGATTTACAAGAGTAGATAATGGTAAAAGTGTAGATGTTTCTTATGACCCATCTTCAGTTATGCCTAGCCCATCAATGCAACCTTTGATGCAAAAAATGATGTCAGGAAATGCTGAGCCTTCAGAAATGAAAGAGTTTGGAGAGTTATGGCAAGATAGAGTTGAAAGAATTTTTCAAAATAGTAACAATGTTATAAAAATAGTAGAGTTATAA
- the sppA gene encoding signal peptide peptidase SppA — protein sequence MQFIKKLFSPITTTMSFIQNHFKAMIFILILFLIFAPSSDKDFTPNNLVQINLIGPIMEVSEILEQIDKATTNQDVKGVLLVVDSPGGAVAPSIEIAYAIKRLKSKKPVVVYAAGTIASGSYYASIWADEIIVNPGAMVGSIGVIMQGADVSELMRKIGISSQSVQAGKYKQIGTPNREWKPYEVNELNKVIQGTYDMFTKDVADARGLDIKKREQFANAHIFTASQAKGVGLIDSLGVKYDAKIKLVNLSGVVNPVWNKEDKFDKIMKKLSAQTAVTLHTYFPNLVLK from the coding sequence ATGCAATTTATTAAAAAATTATTTTCACCTATCACAACTACTATGAGTTTTATTCAGAATCATTTTAAAGCGATGATATTTATACTTATACTATTCTTGATTTTTGCTCCATCTAGTGATAAAGATTTCACACCAAATAATCTGGTTCAAATAAATTTGATTGGCCCAATTATGGAAGTTTCAGAAATACTAGAGCAAATTGATAAAGCTACAACAAACCAAGATGTAAAAGGTGTTTTACTTGTAGTAGATTCCCCTGGTGGTGCAGTTGCTCCATCTATTGAAATTGCATACGCAATAAAAAGACTCAAAAGCAAAAAACCTGTTGTAGTTTATGCCGCTGGAACCATTGCGAGTGGAAGCTACTATGCTAGCATCTGGGCTGATGAAATAATAGTGAATCCTGGTGCTATGGTTGGTAGCATCGGTGTTATTATGCAAGGCGCAGATGTAAGTGAGCTTATGAGAAAAATAGGTATATCATCTCAAAGTGTTCAAGCTGGAAAATATAAACAAATAGGGACACCAAATAGAGAGTGGAAACCTTATGAAGTAAATGAGTTAAACAAAGTTATTCAAGGAACTTACGACATGTTTACAAAAGATGTAGCAGATGCTAGAGGTCTTGATATTAAGAAAAGAGAACAGTTTGCAAATGCACATATTTTCACTGCTTCACAAGCAAAAGGTGTAGGTTTAATTGATTCACTAGGTGTGAAGTATGATGCAAAAATAAAACTTGTTAACTTAAGTGGTGTAGTAAATCCAGTTTGGAATAAAGAAGATAAGTTTGATAAAATTATGAAAAAGTTATCTGCTCAGACAGCAGTTACACTTCACACTTACTTTCCAAACTTAGTCTTAAAATAG
- a CDS encoding aminofutalosine deaminase family hydrolase, with amino-acid sequence MQIITPNYILTPKTLLSNKSVAFDKTVQKIASLQELKNDYPDAKITTLKKNSLLMPGLINAHVHLEFSANKTNLKYGDFMTWLYSVIENREELVNNCDTKCMSKAINSMLESGITTFGAVSSYGMDLQSCAEAKQNIVFFNELIGSQANMADALFTDFRTRLDASKAIKKNNFYAGVAIHSPYSVHPILIKKALKIAQKENLKLTAHFMESQAERDWLDENGGDFKRFFQELLNQHNSVSDSKEFLEYFNSKNTLLTHVVKANEEELETIASSGHTIIHCPISNRLLGNGTLNIKELNDKNIKWILATDGLSSNYKLDLFEEMKISLFMHSDAPLLEFAKALIDSVTINAANALELNTGEIAEGKNADMLILDLDNEPTDELAVHLILHRYNISKVYINGKLEKGN; translated from the coding sequence ATGCAAATTATAACCCCAAACTACATTCTAACACCCAAGACTTTACTTAGTAACAAATCTGTTGCTTTTGATAAAACTGTACAAAAAATTGCTTCTTTACAAGAGTTGAAAAATGATTACCCAGATGCAAAAATAACTACTCTAAAAAAGAACTCACTTTTAATGCCAGGACTAATTAACGCTCATGTGCATTTGGAGTTTAGTGCGAACAAAACCAACCTTAAATATGGTGATTTCATGACTTGGCTATATAGTGTAATTGAAAATAGGGAAGAGCTTGTCAATAATTGTGATACAAAGTGTATGAGTAAAGCAATCAACTCAATGCTAGAGTCTGGAATAACTACATTTGGGGCTGTTAGCTCGTATGGTATGGACTTACAAAGTTGTGCCGAAGCGAAACAAAATATTGTCTTTTTTAATGAACTCATTGGTTCCCAAGCAAATATGGCAGATGCCCTTTTCACAGATTTCCGTACTCGGCTTGATGCATCTAAAGCTATTAAAAAAAATAATTTTTATGCTGGAGTTGCCATTCATTCTCCATATTCAGTTCATCCTATCTTAATCAAAAAAGCTCTCAAAATTGCACAAAAAGAAAATCTAAAATTAACTGCTCATTTCATGGAAAGTCAAGCTGAAAGAGATTGGCTAGATGAGAATGGTGGAGACTTTAAAAGATTTTTTCAAGAACTACTAAATCAGCATAATTCAGTAAGTGATTCAAAAGAATTCTTAGAGTATTTTAACTCTAAAAATACTCTTTTAACTCATGTAGTAAAAGCAAATGAAGAAGAATTGGAAACTATTGCCTCAAGTGGACATACAATAATTCACTGTCCAATTTCCAATAGACTTTTAGGCAATGGCACATTAAATATAAAAGAATTAAATGATAAAAATATCAAATGGATTCTCGCGACAGATGGATTAAGCTCAAATTATAAACTTGACCTCTTTGAAGAAATGAAAATTTCTCTTTTTATGCACAGCGATGCTCCTCTTTTAGAGTTTGCTAAAGCACTCATAGACTCTGTAACAATTAATGCGGCTAATGCCCTTGAATTAAATACTGGAGAGATAGCAGAAGGTAAAAATGCAGACATGCTTATACTTGATTTAGATAACGAACCAACAGATGAGTTAGCCGTTCATTTAATACTTCATAGATATAATATCTCTAAAGTTTATATAAACGGAAAATTAGAAAAAGGAAACTAA
- the aroQ gene encoding type II 3-dehydroquinate dehydratase, whose product MKIAVIQGPNLNMLGVREQQIYGPMKLEQIHAQMKDFAGQNKLEVEFFQSNLEGEIVDKIQECYGEVDGIIINAAAYTHTSIAIRDAISAVGIPAIEVHISNIHRREDFRKENMIAPVCTSSIVGFGPFGYHLAMMGMLQIMNEMKAAQEMQTQTTQAVE is encoded by the coding sequence ATGAAAATAGCTGTTATACAAGGTCCAAACCTAAATATGTTAGGTGTTCGTGAACAACAAATTTATGGTCCAATGAAATTGGAACAAATTCATGCACAAATGAAAGATTTTGCAGGTCAAAATAAGTTAGAAGTAGAATTTTTTCAGAGTAATTTAGAAGGTGAAATAGTAGATAAAATTCAAGAATGTTATGGTGAAGTTGATGGTATAATTATTAATGCTGCTGCATATACGCATACATCTATTGCAATAAGAGATGCTATTTCTGCTGTTGGAATTCCAGCGATTGAAGTGCATATTAGTAATATTCATCGTCGTGAAGATTTTAGAAAAGAAAACATGATAGCACCAGTATGTACTTCTTCTATTGTCGGTTTTGGTCCTTTTGGTTATCACCTAGCAATGATGGGAATGTTACAAATTATGAATGAGATGAAAGCCGCACAAGAGATGCAAACTCAAACAACACAAGCTGTAGAGTAA
- the folK gene encoding 2-amino-4-hydroxy-6-hydroxymethyldihydropteridine diphosphokinase has protein sequence MEIKRRLTKSLITLNCLHFPYKSEKKSSHRYRVTVGIGGNVGDVKRRFEHLFIYFKKDKRVELLQTSLILKNPPFGYVNQDYFFNSIIVLQVSMQPLVFLRYLHTIEKKFARKRSFANAPRTLDLDIIFFDDRVIKTHRLVIPHTQWSKRDSVVIPLEGLK, from the coding sequence ATGGAAATCAAGCGTAGGTTAACAAAGAGTTTAATTACCCTCAATTGCCTACACTTTCCATATAAAAGTGAAAAAAAAAGTTCTCACAGATACCGAGTAACTGTTGGAATAGGTGGTAATGTTGGAGATGTAAAACGAAGATTTGAACATCTTTTTATTTATTTTAAAAAAGATAAAAGAGTAGAACTTTTGCAAACATCATTGATTTTAAAAAATCCTCCATTTGGCTATGTGAATCAAGATTATTTTTTTAATTCAATAATAGTATTGCAAGTTAGTATGCAACCATTGGTATTTTTAAGATATTTACACACTATAGAGAAAAAATTTGCTCGCAAAAGAAGTTTTGCAAATGCTCCAAGGACTTTAGATTTGGATATTATATTTTTTGATGATAGAGTTATAAAAACTCACAGGCTAGTTATTCCCCATACTCAGTGGTCAAAAAGAGATAGTGTAGTCATTCCTTTAGAAGGTCTAAAATGA